The nucleotide window GTTGTGTCTGCAGGTGGGGCGGATGAAGTGCGCGCACTGCCGAACCGGCAGGAAGGCGCGTTCGTTGTGCGGGATTTCAAATTCCAAAGCGGTGACGTGCTTCCGGAATTGAAACTGGGCTATACCACCATAGGGACTCCAAAACGGGATTCGTCGGGCGCTATAACCAATGGTGTGTTGCTGTTGCACGGCACCACAGGGACGGGCGCAAACTGGCTCGCGCCTTCCTTTACCGAGACTCTTTTCCGGGAAGGGCAGTCGTTGGATGCTGGTAAATATTATCTCATCCTTGTGGATGGCATAGGATTGGGCCGGTCTGCCAAGCCGAGTGACGGGCTTAAAACAAAGTTCCCTAGTTACGGGTACCGTGACATGGTAGATGCCCAATACAGGCTTGTGACTGAAGGACTCGGGATAAAACATCTCCGTCTCGTGCTGGGCACGTCCATGGGCGGCATGCACGCCTGGCTCTGGGCGGAGCGGTATCCCGATATGACGGACGGTGTAGTTGCCCTCACGAGCCAGCCTGTGGAAATCTCCGGGAGGAACCTTCTCTGGAGGCGAGTCATTATCGAAGCAATTCGTAATGACCCTGACTGGCAAGAAGGGAATTACACGAAACCTCCAACCAGGTTTGCCTTCGCGGTCCCGGTCTTCACTATTATGATAGACAGCGCAGCCCACTTGCAGGAATTGGCGCCGACTCGCGAGAAGGCCCTGGCTTATTATGATCAGATGGTTCAGAGCGCAAAACGCCTCGACGCAAATGATTTTCTGTATCGCTGGGAAGCCTCAGCCGATTATAACCCTGAACCTGATCTCGGCAAAATCAAAGCAAAAGTGCTTGCCATCAACTTCAGCGATGATTTGCTCAATCCCGCCGAACTCAACGTAATGGAACGCGCTATGAAAGAAGTTAAGAAGGGCACGTCAGTGCTGATTGCGCCTAAAGAAAAAAGTTTAGGCCACCAGAACCAGTCACAGGGCGCCGTATGGGGGCCTTATGTGGCTGACTTTTTGAAGACGCTGCCCTGAAGGAGATTACGGGACCAAGAGAACTTCAAGGTTTGTAGTACATGAGCTGTCGCGCGAACGGCGCAAGCGCATCTATCAGTTCAGTCATTTCCTTGTCAGACATAGGCAGAAACTTTCTCGCCATTTCCGCATTGTCTGATAGCTGCATGAGGTTGTCGCATCCGATAACTACAGAGGTAACAGGCTGAGTCAGCGCGAAACGAAAGAAGCGTTCCATTCCCGAGTACCAGGGGATACGCTGAGCAAGGCCCCGGAAATAGGCTTTCATACCGATAATCCCCATATGTTTGGCGACTGCCACGGGAATAACCTCTGTCAGGAAACTCTGATCGTGAGGCTCAGCCGCATTGACCGGCATGAGTACCGTATCAAAATGAAACTTCTGAAGACAGCGTCTCAGAACAGACGGGTCATAATGTCCGGTAATCCCTATGAAACGCACGTCTCCATTTCTCTTGGCCTCGACAAAAGCCTGTAGCGCGCCATCCGGCCCGAAAATCTCCTCCATCTCCTCTTCTGTTCTCACATCGTGAATCTGCCACAGGTCCAGGTAGTCTGTCTTCATCGCGTTGAGCGTTTGCCTCAGATGGGCAAAAGCACCTTCTTTGTCTCGCGCGTGAGACTTGCTTGCGAGAAAGATCTCCTCTCTCCTGTCTTGCAGCGCACCGCCGTAGTAGCTCTCGCTTCCGGAGTACGCGCGGGCGGACTCAAAGTAGGTGATGCCGAGATCAATGGCAGCGTTGATCATCTGGTGCGCCTCTTTCTCCCGTCCGAAGGTGCGAAGGATACCTTCTCCGCCGAGACCCAGTATGCTCACCTGGACCCCGGTGTGACCGAGTTCTCTCTTTGGGAGCGCCATAGGTGCATTATACTACGATTTCTGCTTTTTTGAAGCAGTTCAGATTGAACGTGCGTTGGTGGAATGTACTAGAGAACGCCTCACGACGGAGCGCGTGTACATGCGCCATATCCGAAAAATGACAGTGCGGAAATATAGAGATTGACTTCCATAGAATCGCTGCTTATCATTGAAGTGGGGTTGCCCATATCCTACGTCGGAAAGGAGGTGAAGAGGGATGAAAAAGGAGACATTGTTGAAGGAGGCTGCGTTCTGGGGCGCCATGAAGAAAGCCGCTAAAGACCGTCCTGTAACGCTATGCCACAAGTGAAAGAGCTGAAAGAGTTAGACGTTGCTGGTTCAGCAACGAACGAGCGAGGCAGGTACGGAAGGGGTAGGCGCCAAGACCGTTTATTTTTCGTATCTGCCTTTTTTTTCGATCCCGTAATGCGCCCCGGAACTGGGACGCTGAAAGCGCGACAAGGGTAACTGATGACCACACGCCAACCATTTGATTTCTTCGTCCAGTGGCACCTGACGGAACGGTGTAATCTGAAATGCGCGCACTGTTACCAATCTGGAAATTGTGGAAAGGAGATGACTTTTTCTGGAATAAAGCCCGTCGTAGCCGGCGTGAAGGAAATGGTTGACGCATGGGAGGATGCGTACGATCTCTCGTTTTCCCTGAGCTACAACATTACCGGCGGTGAACCTTTTCTCCGCCCGGATCTTTATGATGTACTGAGTGAGATAGGGAAGAGCCGCGGTGAGATCTATTTACTCACAAACGGAACCTTGATCACGTCGTCGAACGCCTCTGAGCTTGCCGCGCTCAGGGTCCGAGGTGTTCAGGTCAGTATCGAGGGGCCCGAGAAGATTCACGATCAGGTGAGAGGTCAGGGGAGCTTCGGCAAGGCAATGCGCGGTGTGGGTCATCTGCTCGAGGCCGGCCTGACAGTTACTCTGAATGCCACTCTTTCGAGGATAAATGCCATCTACCTCATGGATCTCATAGACCTGGCATCGCACGCGGGCGTGCAAAGGCTTGGTTTCTCCCGTCTGGTGCCCTCGGGGCGGGGAACGGCTCTTGCCAGTGAAATGCTTGGTGCGGATGAAGTCAAGAGACTGTATGAAAGAGCACTGTCGACAAGCCGTCCCGGGCTTGAGGTTATCACAGGGGATCCTGTTGCGTCGCAAGTGCACGACGGTAACGGAGAGGATCTCGGATCAACGCCGACAGGTGGCTGCGCAGCAGGTATCTCGGGACTCACTTTTCTGCCCGACGGCACGATCACCCCGTGCAGACGGATGCCGGTGGCCATCGGGAATATACAAACCGATTCATTGCGGGAAGTCTGGGCAGGGTCAAGTGTTCTCAATCTTCTCCGTGACAGAAAAGCGTACAAGGGAACATGCGGCATCTGCCCCAGGTGGGCTAATTGCAGGGGATGCAGGGCGATAGCCTACGCCTATGCCCGATCACAAGGACGCGAGGACATACTTGCGGACGATCCTCAGTGTTTTGCAAGACACGTGGCAGTCCTGTCCTGAACGAGAAGCTCGTCAGAGGATGAGATCGAGAGGGATCTCCCTCTCCTCGCCTGAGGGTTCATGGCGCAACACGGAAATGATTACCTTATCCCCTTTCTTGTGGGAAAGGAGTTCTATCTTTGCATCATCTGTTGAGCGCACAGGCACGCGGTCGATGGCGAGGATCACATCCCCCGGCTTCATTCCGGCTTTCTCAGAGATACTATCTGCAGGAAAGCTCTGAATGATTACTTTCCCGCTCTCTTCTTTCAAGAAGACCATGAGCTTTGGCGCCGGCTCAAAGGCCACTGCCTTTGGCGACACCACATAATCCGCAGCCCCTTTTTCCACGTCGGATGCAATCAACACTATGGCTGACGGGGACGCCAACCTGCGCGCGACTCTGCGTGGTATCCCTGATCCATTGGCAACATGCCCGCTCCCCGCAAGCACCACCATCTTATAAGCCGGGTGTGCTTCCAGGAACGCCACGATTGACTCAGCCATAGTCTCGTCCCAGAGGACCTGTGCCTGATAAAAAAATTCAAAGCGCTCTTTTTCCCAGCCCTCGTGCTCCTTGAAAACGCTTTTTAGTTTCTCTTCATAAGACCTGTCTGAAAAATCGAGACTCGCGGGGAGTTTACTCTTTTCCTCCGGGGAGAGGCTGTTCAGGCCCGCTCGGTAAATCTTGCGTACCAGTTCCTTCTCCGCATTGAGGGCCACGACAGGAATACCTTGAGCGCGGGCGTAGTTGAGAATCGGTCTGTAGAGTTTGTAATCGAACCCCCACCCCGTGAAATATCGGCTCTGCTTGAGAAACTGCCGTTCATCGATCCTGCCCGCGACGTAGTCGTCCAGCGCGGGCTGCGCCGATTTCGGAAACATCTCCATGCCGATCGCAACAGGGGGGCCCGATCGATGCATGCCTTTGATGATTTCAAGCTCGACGAGATGATCGGCGAAATGATCGTGCGCTTCGCCTACGTAGACGATCTTTTTTTGGGCTGCGTGCCTGATGACCTGCTCCAGTGCCTCACGGGTCGCATGATCCAGTTGCGGAATCACCACAACGTCTCGCCTGATGCCGCTTTCGGTTGCTTCAACACTTCGTGCAATATTTCTCCCCTGCTGAAATGCCAGCCGACTATACCTGCCGTAATGGAAAATCCTGTTGAAGGCCAGCGTCACCTCCTCCTTCGAATCCGCACAAAGCACTGCTATGACGCGTGCAGGGTTGAGTGGATTTTCCTTCACGCTGATGCTGAATCCACCTTCTTGTTTGATCGGGCCGAAGAGACCCAGGGCAACGGGATTGTCGGCACCAAGAAGAAGGAGGGTTGCATCTGTCATTGCTGCGTCCGTCAGAGAGCTGCTACCTGCCAGCAGGGCGCCCCTCTGCAGAAACGCGTCAACGACGTCGGCGTAGATGGCACTTCCTGTCGGAGAAGGCACGATTATGGTCTTGTCGCTGCCCAGCAGGCGCGCTATGACTGGTGGGAATTCACGCCGGCCCAGTTTTCGTGCAAGGTCATACTCCGGGTCCATGGATAAACTATCGGGGAATGTCGCAGAACTCATGACAAAGCCGGTTCTCCTCTTTTCCACAGAAAGCGTTTTCGCACTGCTTCCCTCGCTGGAGATCAACGTGACCGGCACATCGATACTGTACGGCCTTTCCCACTGAACAAGCGTGCCACGTGTTTCCCAGCCGCCTTCTCTGCCGCCCGCCTCTGTATCCTCCGGCGTAAGGTCCGGCAGACCTTTTTCATGCACCCACTCCTCAAAATACTCCCTCAGGTCCTTCCCCGACTCTTTTTCAAACGAGTTTCTCAGATCATCCCACGAAGCTTGACGATGGCAATGAGTAGCGACGAAGTATCTCAAGGAGCTGAGGAAGACGTTGTTCCCGAGTCTTCTCTTCAGCATGTGAAACAGCATGGCGGCCTTGCCGTAACCGATGGCCTTTGACGCGTAATCGGTTCTTCCCCTGAACTCGGCAAGGGGAAATTCATTCCCTTTGTTCACGTAACTCTGATAGTCAATGAGAAGGTCTTTCCGGTAAGAGGCACCAGCGTTTTTCTGTTCTTCAAAAAGATGGTCAGCCAGGTATGTAGTCAATCCTTCCGCCCAGTTCCCCTTGGCATAATCGACGTAGACAAGATTTCCGAACCATTGATGCAGTACCTCGTGCCCGAGGGACGTTGCAGGGATAAAGGGCAGCCTCACCACATCCTGGCCGAGGAGGGTAAAGGTGGGCATGGAGAAACCTGTGGGAAGTATATTCTCGACAACGGAAAATCTCTTGTAGGGATAGGGGCCGAGCATCCCCTCATACAGCTGAAGGTAACGGCGCGTCTGTTCCATGTAGGTAGGTACCAGGTCCGATTCCGCAGCAAAGAAATAGGCAAAAACATCAATGCGTCCATGCCGCTCTTTTGTCACTTTGTAGCGGTCTGATCCCACAAGGGTGATCTGGTCCAAGGGGTAGGGAAATTGAAAGGTGAAGACTGTTTTGCCTGCTTCCCGGCTCTTGCGGATGACATCTGCTTCCGAAACTGCCTCAAAACCCTGCGGGAGCCTTGCGCTCAGGTGATAGCGGCACAAACGGTCTATGCGCGGATACCATGTCCCCGTCAGGGACACCCCTTGTTCGCCGATGACGCTTGTATATTCCAGGTCTCGTGTGGGCGTAGACGGGATACGGGGTTTGAAAACTGCTTCGTACTCTATACGGAGAAGGCCGGGACGCGAAGCAGCGACGGAGAGTCTTTCTTTATGCCCAGGCAGGTTAAGCTGTTTTCCTCCCAGACGCAGATCGCGAACCCGAAGTGATCCGGTCTCCACGAGGAGAGTATCTCCCTGCTTTAGCCTGATTGATGCGACGCCTTTAATTGTCGACGAATGAACATCAATAGAAACCTTCAGGAAATAATCTACCGACTCTTGATTCGCCGCCTTGAGCACTCCGCTTGCGCCGAGAACGAGAGAGATAAGAAAGATAAATGTATGAACCCGCAGCTCAGGCATAGAGTCAAATCCCGCAATAATCTAAACTGTGGCTCGGTATTTGTCCATTTCTGGGGCTCGTGTCGCCTCCACCCACGTCGTGGGTACCCGGCGGCAAAGCCATCACCCGCAAGCGGGTACCCGGTCGCCGTGCTCGCAAGATAGATCCCCCGGGCGGGGTCGAGCCAGCTTTTGGCGCAGTCCGCCTTGACAAGATCGCGGTCGGAGGCTTAAACTCTAGCGTGCACGGACAAAGTCCATGCACCTAGCTCTGTTACATCTCCGGAGGATATTTGGATTACACGTTAAAAATAGGCGGCGAAGCAGGGCAAGGTGTCGACACGATCGGCGCCATCCTGTCAAAGATATTCATAAGGGCGGGATACTTCGTCTTCAGCCACCAGGATTACGAGTCGCGCATTCGTGGCGGGCACAATTTTATCCAGATACGTCTTTCGGATCGAGAAATAGCCGCGTCGCGGGACGTCGTGGACATCCTCGTTGCGCTTGATCGTCAGAGTATCCTTGCCCATGAAAAGGAGATTTCTGCTGACGGGATTGTTGTGTACGATGCAGCTGCTTTGAAGGAGAAATTTGACAGGCCTTCATTTTTCGATGTGCCGTTTGTGGAACTGGCCACGAGCCAGGGTGGAAGCAAAATCATGGCGAACACGGTCGCCACGGGGGCAGTGCTGGGCATGCTGGGCATGGACCTCGGAACCGCCCGGGATGTGATTAAAGACGAGTTGAAGAAGAAAGATGCAGAGGTCATCAAGGCAAACCTCGCTTCTGTTGGGGCCGGCCACGAATTCGCCCTTCGGGAATGTGTCCGCTGCTCATTTACACTTCCTCCTCGGGGCCAAAAGAAATTGCTCATGACCGGAAATGAAGCCGTGGGCCTGGGCGCAGTGCTCTCCGGCTGTAAATTTTACTCTGCATATCCCATGACCCCATCGACAGGTATCTTCAATTTCATAGCCAGTAAAGCACTCGCGTGCGGTATAGTTGTTGAGCAGGCAGAGGACGAGATAGCGGCCATCAACATGGCGCTCGGCGCCTCCTTTGGAGGCGTGAGGAGCATGACCTCCAGTTCAGGGGGAGGTTTTTCGTTGATGGTAGAAGGGCTCTCGCTTGCAGGCATGACCGAGACGCCCGTGGTCATAGGGCTTGGCCAAAGACCGGGACCTGCAACGGGACTTCCTACTCGCACCGAACAAGGAGAGTTGCTTTTTGCGCTCTACGCCGGTCACGGAGAATTTCCCCGCTTGATTTTCGCCCCGGGTACTGCCGACGAGGCTCTCCGCCTGACAAATAAAGCCTTCGACCTCGCCGAGAAATACCAGGTTCCTGCTTTCATCCTGACAGACCAATACCTTGCGGATTCCGCCTGGTCGTATGAAGCCCTCAACCTTGACACGCTGCGGAAAGTGGATTACAGGCTGCGCGGCGAGGCGCTTCAGGATCCCCTATCCTACAAAAGGCATGCGCTCACCGATAGCGGGGTATCGCCCTTTGCAATCCCAGGGGATGGGCCGTATCTCGTCGTGACCGACAGCGATGAGCATGACGAGGAGGGGCACATTATAGAAGATGCGAAGACGAGGCGCGAGATGGTGAATAAGCGGGTGCTCAAGAAATTGCCGGCTATGAGAGCCGAGATTGCGCCTCCGTCGTTTCATGGGCACGATGCGCCGGAAGTTGTACTGGTCGGCTGGGGTTCTACGTATGGAGTGTTGAGGGAGGTTGCGGAACGTTTTGCGGGCCGCAAAGTAGGCATGCTCCATTTCAGCGAGCTCTGTCCTTTTCCGGGCACGGAGAAGTTCGACTTCGTGACGCTCCTCAGAAGAGCGAAGAAGACAATTTGCGTTGAGCATAATGCTATGGGGAAATTTGCTGCCCTGATGCGATCAGAAACAGGATACGCGTTTGATGCTCATGTTCGGAAGTATGATGGACGTCCCTTCACCGTTGAAAGTCTGGCAGGAGAGATTGATGGCCACCTTGCAGGACTATGAGGGCCGGACACCCGCGTGGTGCCCGGGCTGCGGTAATTTCTCTATCAGGAGAGCCTTCCAGGAGGCACTACTTGAGCTTGGCCTTGAACCTCACCAGTTTATGGTGGTCTCCGGGATAGGCCAGTCAGGGAAGTTCCCCCACTACATCAGATGCAATACCTTTAATGGTCTTCATGGGAGAAGCCTGCCCGTTGCTACGGGTGTGAGGCTGGCGAATCATTCCTTGCCGGTTTTTGTCTTTTGCGGTGACGGCGACTGCTATGGGGAAGGGGGAAATCATCTCCTGAATGCAATGAGACGAAACATCAACGTCAAACTTTTTGTCCACGACAACCAGATTTACGGCCTTACCAAGGGGCAAGCGTCACCCACGAGCAGTGAAGGAACAACCTCAGGCACACAGCCCTTCGGCGCCCTGTCGCAGCCGTTCAACCCTATGGTGCTGGCAGTTGCGATGGACAGCAGCTTTGCGGCCCGAGGTTTTGCAGGCGATCTCAATCATTTGAAGGAACTGATGAAAGAATCGATCAATCATCAGGGTTTCTCCATTGTTGATATCTTGCAGCCATGTGTGACCTTCAACAAGATTAATACGTACGACTGGTACAGGAAGAGGTGTTACCCTATTGAAGCGTCGCACGATCCTTATGACCGCCTGGAGGCTTTCAAAAGAGCTCTGGAGTTCGGTGAACGCATCCCCCTGGGCGTGCTCTACAAACATCAGCGGCCGCTGTTTGAGGAGAAGGTGCCGGTGCTAAGGGAGGCCCCGCTGGTAAAACAGAAATCTCTATTCCCCCGCGGGGAGGGAATGCTCGAGGAATTCTATTAGTCGATACGAGAGGAGCAGACTTCATGGATAGAGTGGCGCTACAGAAGTGCAGCTATGGTATGTATGTGGTTTGTGCGGCAAAGGATGGAAAGCTTAACGGGCAGATCGTGAATACCGTGTTTCAGATCACCTCGGAACCGCCCACGGTCTCGGTGAGTATCAACAAACAGAATCTAACCCACGAGTACATACTGGCAGGAAAGGCCTTTTCAGTGTCGATTCTGCCGGAGGAGACACCGATGTCGTTCATCGGCCGATTTGGTTTCAAGTCGGGTCGTGACCTCGACAAGCTGGCGGGCCTGAATTACAAGCTCGGTGTCACCAAGGCGCCCGTCGTATTGGAGAATGCGATAAGCTATCTGGAATGCGAGCTCGTCGGTAGTATGGATGTTGGAACGCATACTATTTTTATCGGCAAGATTGTGGACGCCGCTGTGCTGCAGCAGGGCTCGCCAATGACCTATGAATACTACCATAGGATGAAGGGTGGAAAAGCGCCTAAAACCGCACCTACATATGTGAAAGAGGAAATCACAGCCGCAAAGCCGGCGGAAGAAAAAGGGGGGACTATGGACAAGTATGTGTGCACTATCTGCGGTTATGTGTATGATCCTGCAGAGGGTGACCCTGCATCAGGAGTGAAGCCCGGTACATCATTTGAAAGCCTGCCGGACTCGTGGGTTTGTCCCGTGTGCGGGGCTCCCAAGAGCGCCTTCGAGAAGTCGAATTGAAACATCGCTGAAAGGATCAGCCATGGAAAAGGTTATAACGCAGACCCAGTTCCCTTCTCTTTCTCCCCCCCGTAGAGGAAAGGTCCGTGATGTGTATGACCTCGGAGAGCAGCTGCTGATTGTGGCCACGGACAGGATCTCAGCCTTTGACGTTGTGCTGCCAACGGCAATTCCGGACAAAGGAAGGGTCTTGACTCAGCTCTCACTCTTCTGGTTTCACGAGATGCGGGATGTGATCGAAAACCACCTGGTGGAAACAGACGTGGATAAATACCCTGAGGCTTTGCGGAAGTATCGTGATCAGCTGCAGGGCAGGAGCATGGTGGTGAAGAAAGCAAAGACCGTGCCCGCAGAGTGCGTGGTGAGAGGGTACCTTACCGGCTCAGGCTGGAAGGATTACAAGGAGTCAGGTAGTGTCTGCGGGATAACGCTTACGCC belongs to Syntrophorhabdales bacterium and includes:
- a CDS encoding aldo/keto reductase encodes the protein MALPKRELGHTGVQVSILGLGGEGILRTFGREKEAHQMINAAIDLGITYFESARAYSGSESYYGGALQDRREEIFLASKSHARDKEGAFAHLRQTLNAMKTDYLDLWQIHDVRTEEEMEEIFGPDGALQAFVEAKRNGDVRFIGITGHYDPSVLRRCLQKFHFDTVLMPVNAAEPHDQSFLTEVIPVAVAKHMGIIGMKAYFRGLAQRIPWYSGMERFFRFALTQPVTSVVIGCDNLMQLSDNAEMARKFLPMSDKEMTELIDALAPFARQLMYYKP
- a CDS encoding 2-oxoacid:acceptor oxidoreductase subunit alpha; this encodes MDYTLKIGGEAGQGVDTIGAILSKIFIRAGYFVFSHQDYESRIRGGHNFIQIRLSDREIAASRDVVDILVALDRQSILAHEKEISADGIVVYDAAALKEKFDRPSFFDVPFVELATSQGGSKIMANTVATGAVLGMLGMDLGTARDVIKDELKKKDAEVIKANLASVGAGHEFALRECVRCSFTLPPRGQKKLLMTGNEAVGLGAVLSGCKFYSAYPMTPSTGIFNFIASKALACGIVVEQAEDEIAAINMALGASFGGVRSMTSSSGGGFSLMVEGLSLAGMTETPVVIGLGQRPGPATGLPTRTEQGELLFALYAGHGEFPRLIFAPGTADEALRLTNKAFDLAEKYQVPAFILTDQYLADSAWSYEALNLDTLRKVDYRLRGEALQDPLSYKRHALTDSGVSPFAIPGDGPYLVVTDSDEHDEEGHIIEDAKTRREMVNKRVLKKLPAMRAEIAPPSFHGHDAPEVVLVGWGSTYGVLREVAERFAGRKVGMLHFSELCPFPGTEKFDFVTLLRRAKKTICVEHNAMGKFAALMRSETGYAFDAHVRKYDGRPFTVESLAGEIDGHLAGL
- a CDS encoding 2-oxoacid:ferredoxin oxidoreductase subunit beta, with the translated sequence MATLQDYEGRTPAWCPGCGNFSIRRAFQEALLELGLEPHQFMVVSGIGQSGKFPHYIRCNTFNGLHGRSLPVATGVRLANHSLPVFVFCGDGDCYGEGGNHLLNAMRRNINVKLFVHDNQIYGLTKGQASPTSSEGTTSGTQPFGALSQPFNPMVLAVAMDSSFAARGFAGDLNHLKELMKESINHQGFSIVDILQPCVTFNKINTYDWYRKRCYPIEASHDPYDRLEAFKRALEFGERIPLGVLYKHQRPLFEEKVPVLREAPLVKQKSLFPRGEGMLEEFY
- a CDS encoding flavin reductase; protein product: MDRVALQKCSYGMYVVCAAKDGKLNGQIVNTVFQITSEPPTVSVSINKQNLTHEYILAGKAFSVSILPEETPMSFIGRFGFKSGRDLDKLAGLNYKLGVTKAPVVLENAISYLECELVGSMDVGTHTIFIGKIVDAAVLQQGSPMTYEYYHRMKGGKAPKTAPTYVKEEITAAKPAEEKGGTMDKYVCTICGYVYDPAEGDPASGVKPGTSFESLPDSWVCPVCGAPKSAFEKSN
- a CDS encoding ChaN family lipoprotein, encoding MPELRVHTFIFLISLVLGASGVLKAANQESVDYFLKVSIDVHSSTIKGVASIRLKQGDTLLVETGSLRVRDLRLGGKQLNLPGHKERLSVAASRPGLLRIEYEAVFKPRIPSTPTRDLEYTSVIGEQGVSLTGTWYPRIDRLCRYHLSARLPQGFEAVSEADVIRKSREAGKTVFTFQFPYPLDQITLVGSDRYKVTKERHGRIDVFAYFFAAESDLVPTYMEQTRRYLQLYEGMLGPYPYKRFSVVENILPTGFSMPTFTLLGQDVVRLPFIPATSLGHEVLHQWFGNLVYVDYAKGNWAEGLTTYLADHLFEEQKNAGASYRKDLLIDYQSYVNKGNEFPLAEFRGRTDYASKAIGYGKAAMLFHMLKRRLGNNVFLSSLRYFVATHCHRQASWDDLRNSFEKESGKDLREYFEEWVHEKGLPDLTPEDTEAGGREGGWETRGTLVQWERPYSIDVPVTLISSEGSSAKTLSVEKRRTGFVMSSATFPDSLSMDPEYDLARKLGRREFPPVIARLLGSDKTIIVPSPTGSAIYADVVDAFLQRGALLAGSSSLTDAAMTDATLLLLGADNPVALGLFGPIKQEGGFSISVKENPLNPARVIAVLCADSKEEVTLAFNRIFHYGRYSRLAFQQGRNIARSVEATESGIRRDVVVIPQLDHATREALEQVIRHAAQKKIVYVGEAHDHFADHLVELEIIKGMHRSGPPVAIGMEMFPKSAQPALDDYVAGRIDERQFLKQSRYFTGWGFDYKLYRPILNYARAQGIPVVALNAEKELVRKIYRAGLNSLSPEEKSKLPASLDFSDRSYEEKLKSVFKEHEGWEKERFEFFYQAQVLWDETMAESIVAFLEAHPAYKMVVLAGSGHVANGSGIPRRVARRLASPSAIVLIASDVEKGAADYVVSPKAVAFEPAPKLMVFLKEESGKVIIQSFPADSISEKAGMKPGDVILAIDRVPVRSTDDAKIELLSHKKGDKVIISVLRHEPSGEEREIPLDLIL
- a CDS encoding radical SAM protein, which produces MTTRQPFDFFVQWHLTERCNLKCAHCYQSGNCGKEMTFSGIKPVVAGVKEMVDAWEDAYDLSFSLSYNITGGEPFLRPDLYDVLSEIGKSRGEIYLLTNGTLITSSNASELAALRVRGVQVSIEGPEKIHDQVRGQGSFGKAMRGVGHLLEAGLTVTLNATLSRINAIYLMDLIDLASHAGVQRLGFSRLVPSGRGTALASEMLGADEVKRLYERALSTSRPGLEVITGDPVASQVHDGNGEDLGSTPTGGCAAGISGLTFLPDGTITPCRRMPVAIGNIQTDSLREVWAGSSVLNLLRDRKAYKGTCGICPRWANCRGCRAIAYAYARSQGREDILADDPQCFARHVAVLS
- a CDS encoding alpha/beta fold hydrolase encodes the protein VVSAGGADEVRALPNRQEGAFVVRDFKFQSGDVLPELKLGYTTIGTPKRDSSGAITNGVLLLHGTTGTGANWLAPSFTETLFREGQSLDAGKYYLILVDGIGLGRSAKPSDGLKTKFPSYGYRDMVDAQYRLVTEGLGIKHLRLVLGTSMGGMHAWLWAERYPDMTDGVVALTSQPVEISGRNLLWRRVIIEAIRNDPDWQEGNYTKPPTRFAFAVPVFTIMIDSAAHLQELAPTREKALAYYDQMVQSAKRLDANDFLYRWEASADYNPEPDLGKIKAKVLAINFSDDLLNPAELNVMERAMKEVKKGTSVLIAPKEKSLGHQNQSQGAVWGPYVADFLKTLP